A single genomic interval of Corylus avellana chromosome ca10, CavTom2PMs-1.0 harbors:
- the LOC132164205 gene encoding protein EMSY-LIKE 3 isoform X1 produces the protein MDFELSDSSGTDDDLPPSHQNRFQRAGHTAGNGRSAVVGSASLPRMHGDMETQIHHIEQEAYCSVLRAFKAQSDAITWDKESLITELRKELRVSDEEHRELLSRVNADDIIRRIREWRKTRGLQPGMLNATQPVHDPIPSPTVSASRKKQRTSQSVASLSLGAPSPALHPSMQPSSSALRRGPPGPRSKKPKSGMQYPSGLAGRTQVANRGTSGAFSTNEPAEAATYDPLIGRKVWTRWPEDNHFYEAVITDYNRAEGRHALVYDINTADETWEWVNLKEISPEDIKWEGEEPGVSRKGGHPGPGRGLKKSMARGGAVTGAGRGRGTPKGQSKKDFPSSQNGIGKKAVSDIEIVHTDTLIKEVEKVFGASHPDPMEIEKAKKVLKEHEQALVDAIERLEDASDGESADGEHPFSQGQLTDQEQRLRIQGYDEIGEGRVVEGSNGDKMAKEDRVASDDPQDEGVKMV, from the exons ATGGACTTCGAGCTCTCTGATAGCAGTG GAACGGATGATGACCTTCCTCCTTCACATCAAAATAGATTTCAAAGAGCAGGCCACACTGCTGGAAATGGAAGATCTGCAGTTGTAGGTTCTGCTTCATTACCTAGGATGCATGGTGATATGGAAACCCAGATCCACCACATTGAGCAAGAAGCATATTGTTCAGTCCTTCGAGCCTTCAAAGCTCAATCTGATGCAATCACTTGG GACAAGGAAAGTTTAATTACAGAACTTAGAAAGGAGCTTAGAGTATCAGATGAAGAACACAGAGAGCTTCTATCCAGGGTTAATGCTGATGACATCATCCGGAGGATAAG GGAATGGAGGAAGACAAGAGGGCTTCAACCTGGCATGCTCAATGCTACTCAGCCTGTTCACGATCCCATACCTAGTCCTACGGTTTCCGCATCACGCAAGAAACAGAGAACATCACAATCTGTGGCTTCCTTGTCCCTGGGTGCACCATCTCCTGCACTGCATCCATCTATGCAACCATCTTCATCAGCCTTGAGACGAGGTCCCCCCGGGCCAAGGAGCAAGAAGCCAAAATCA GGCATGCAGTACCCTTCTGGTCTTGCTGGAAGGACCCAGGTTGCTAATCGTGGTACCTCAGGTGCCTTTTCGACAAATGAACCTGCCGAAGCTGCAACCTATGATCCATTAATTGGAAGAAAAGTATGGACAAGGTGGCCTGAAGACAACCACTTTTATGAGGCAGTTATAACTGACTACAACCGTGCTGAG GGCCGACATGCTCTGGTGTATGATATTAATACAGCAGATGAAACATGGGAGTGGGTCAATCTCAAAGAG ATATCTCCTGAAGATATCAAGTGGGAAGGTGAGGAGCCTGGAGTTTCTCGTAAGGGTGGCCACCCTGGACCAGGCCGGGGGCTTAAGAAATCCATGGCACGTGGTGGTGCGGTTACTGGTGCAGGAAGAGGTAGAGGAACCCCAAAGGGTCAGTCCAAGAAAGATTTCCCCTCATCACAAAATGGAATTGGAAAGAAGGCTGTGAGTGATATTGAAATAGTTCACACAGATACTCTTATTAAGGAG GTGGAAAAAGTTTTTGGTGCTAGTCATCCTGATCCCATGGAAATCGAGAAAGCTAAAAAAGTTCTGAAA GAGCATGAACAAGCCCTGGTGGATGCAATCGAAAGGCTTGAAGATGCATCTGACGGTGAAAGTG CAGATGGAGAACATCCATTCTCACAGGGGCAATTAACGGATCAAGAACAAAGATTGAGGATACAGGGATATGATGAAATTGGTGAAGGTAGAGTAGTTGAAGGTTCAAATGGGGATAAAATGGCTAAAGAGGATAGAGTTGCATCTGATGATCCACAAGATGAAGGTGTTAAAATGGTATAA
- the LOC132163829 gene encoding uncharacterized protein LOC132163829: protein MSNCTVESTTVETSDGVKLHARLFKPGEEIKGNLVVVLVHPYSILGGCQGLLKGIAAGLAEKGYRAVTFDMRGAGKSSGRASLTGFAEIKDVIAVCKWVCEHLSVDRILLVGSSAGAPISGSAVDHIEQVVGYVSLGYPFGMTASILFGRHHNAILQSPKPKLFVMGTRDGFTSVNQLNNKLSSAAGRVETHLIEGVSHFQMEGPAYDAQMVNLILEFVASL, encoded by the exons ATGTCAAACTGTACTGTGGAGTCCACCACGGTTGAAACCAGTGATGGAGTCAAGCTCCATGCGCGGCTCTTCAAACCGGGAGAAGAAATCAAGGGCAACTTGGTGGTTGTTCTTGTCCACCCATACTCAATCTTGGGTGGTTGTCAGGGCCTCTTGAAAGGAATAGCAGCTGGGTTGGCGGAGAAAGGCTACAGGGCTGTCACCTTTGATATGAGAGGCGCTGGGAAGTCAAGTGGGAGGGCTTCTCTCACTGGGTTTGCGGAAATCAAGGATGTTATTGCTGTCTGCAAGTGGGTCTGTGAGCATCTGTCTGTGGACAGGATTTTGTTGGTGGGCTCTTCTGCAG GCGCACCAATTTCAGGATCTGCAGTTGATCATATTGAACAAGTTGTGGGCTATGTGAGTCTAGGGTACCCTTTTGGCATGACTGCCTCGATCCTTTTTGGGCGGCACCACAACGCTATCCTGCAGTCCCCAAAGCCAAAACTCTTTGTCATGGGAACTCGGGATGGGTTTACTAGCGTTAATCAGCTGAATAACAAGTTGAGTTCTGCAGCAGGGCGTGTTGAAACCCATTTGATAGAAGGGGTAAGCCACTTCCAAATGGAAGGGCCTGCTTATGATGCTCAGATGGTGAATCTTATCCTTGAATTTGTTGCTTCATTGTAG
- the LOC132164205 gene encoding protein EMSY-LIKE 3 isoform X2 gives MDFELSDSSGTDDDLPPSHQNRFQRAGHTAGNGRSAVVGSASLPRMHGDMETQIHHIEQEAYCSVLRAFKAQSDAITWDKESLITELRKELRVSDEEHRELLSRVNADDIIRRIREWRKTRGLQPGMLNATQPVHDPIPSPTVSASRKKQRTSQSVASLSLGAPSPALHPSMQPSSSALRRGPPGPRSKKPKSGMQYPSGLAGRTQVANRGTSGAFSTNEPAEAATYDPLIGRKVWTRWPEDNHFYEAVITDYNRAEGRHALVYDINTADETWEWVNLKEISPEDIKWEGEEPGVSRKGGHPGPGRGLKKSMARGGAVTGAGRGRGTPKGQSKKDFPSSQNGIGKKAVSDIEIVHTDTLIKEVEKVFGASHPDPMEIEKAKKVLKEHEQALVDAIERLEDASDGESDGEHPFSQGQLTDQEQRLRIQGYDEIGEGRVVEGSNGDKMAKEDRVASDDPQDEGVKMV, from the exons ATGGACTTCGAGCTCTCTGATAGCAGTG GAACGGATGATGACCTTCCTCCTTCACATCAAAATAGATTTCAAAGAGCAGGCCACACTGCTGGAAATGGAAGATCTGCAGTTGTAGGTTCTGCTTCATTACCTAGGATGCATGGTGATATGGAAACCCAGATCCACCACATTGAGCAAGAAGCATATTGTTCAGTCCTTCGAGCCTTCAAAGCTCAATCTGATGCAATCACTTGG GACAAGGAAAGTTTAATTACAGAACTTAGAAAGGAGCTTAGAGTATCAGATGAAGAACACAGAGAGCTTCTATCCAGGGTTAATGCTGATGACATCATCCGGAGGATAAG GGAATGGAGGAAGACAAGAGGGCTTCAACCTGGCATGCTCAATGCTACTCAGCCTGTTCACGATCCCATACCTAGTCCTACGGTTTCCGCATCACGCAAGAAACAGAGAACATCACAATCTGTGGCTTCCTTGTCCCTGGGTGCACCATCTCCTGCACTGCATCCATCTATGCAACCATCTTCATCAGCCTTGAGACGAGGTCCCCCCGGGCCAAGGAGCAAGAAGCCAAAATCA GGCATGCAGTACCCTTCTGGTCTTGCTGGAAGGACCCAGGTTGCTAATCGTGGTACCTCAGGTGCCTTTTCGACAAATGAACCTGCCGAAGCTGCAACCTATGATCCATTAATTGGAAGAAAAGTATGGACAAGGTGGCCTGAAGACAACCACTTTTATGAGGCAGTTATAACTGACTACAACCGTGCTGAG GGCCGACATGCTCTGGTGTATGATATTAATACAGCAGATGAAACATGGGAGTGGGTCAATCTCAAAGAG ATATCTCCTGAAGATATCAAGTGGGAAGGTGAGGAGCCTGGAGTTTCTCGTAAGGGTGGCCACCCTGGACCAGGCCGGGGGCTTAAGAAATCCATGGCACGTGGTGGTGCGGTTACTGGTGCAGGAAGAGGTAGAGGAACCCCAAAGGGTCAGTCCAAGAAAGATTTCCCCTCATCACAAAATGGAATTGGAAAGAAGGCTGTGAGTGATATTGAAATAGTTCACACAGATACTCTTATTAAGGAG GTGGAAAAAGTTTTTGGTGCTAGTCATCCTGATCCCATGGAAATCGAGAAAGCTAAAAAAGTTCTGAAA GAGCATGAACAAGCCCTGGTGGATGCAATCGAAAGGCTTGAAGATGCATCTGACGGTGAAAGTG ATGGAGAACATCCATTCTCACAGGGGCAATTAACGGATCAAGAACAAAGATTGAGGATACAGGGATATGATGAAATTGGTGAAGGTAGAGTAGTTGAAGGTTCAAATGGGGATAAAATGGCTAAAGAGGATAGAGTTGCATCTGATGATCCACAAGATGAAGGTGTTAAAATGGTATAA